The Lycium barbarum isolate Lr01 chromosome 9, ASM1917538v2, whole genome shotgun sequence genome has a segment encoding these proteins:
- the LOC132609692 gene encoding late embryogenesis abundant protein D-34-like, protein MKEIVKHTHIHIDKLQSIKNTRKMSQGQPQRPETEHQQEPIKYGDVFNVTGELADQPIAPQYAAIMQSAETMVFGQTQKGGPASVMQAAATKNERTGLVSHEATTQVAGDEGVTVAETKVPGRRIITESVAGQVLGQYVEPVPVTAAGVGGIDVEEAPITIGEALAATAHTAGEKPVEQSDAAAIQAAEVRATGSSVIIPGGLAATAQSAASANEGLAQDVDKIKLNDVLTGAKAKLPADKAATRQDAEGVMKAELRNNPSLTTYPGGVAASVAAAARLNERDS, encoded by the exons ATGAAAGAAATTGTAAagcatacacacatacacatcgaCAAACTGCAAAGCATCAAAAATACAAGAAAGATGAGTCAAGGACAACCTCAAAGGCCTGAAACGGAGCATCAGCAAGAGCCCATAAAATACGGAGATGTTTTTAATGTAACAGGGGAGTTAGCTGATCAGCCAATTGCACCACAATATGCAGCCATCATGCAGAGTGCTGAGACCATGGTGTTTGGTCAGACCCAAAAGGGTGGTCCAGCTTCTGTCATGCAGGCTGCTGCTACCAAAAACGAAAGAACTGGGCTTGTTAGTCATGAGGCTACCACTCAGGTTGCTGGTGATGAAGGTGTTACTGTAGCTGAAACCAAAGTACCTGGTAGACGTATAATTACAGAATCAGTTGCTGGACAG GTATTGGGGCAATATGTTGAGCCCGTTCCAGTAACAGCAGCAGGAGTAGGAGGAATAGATGTGGAGGAAGCACCCATAACAATAGGAGAAGCTCTAGCAGCAACAGCGCACACAGCAGGAGAGAAACCGGTGGAGCAAAGCGATGCAGCCGCTATACAAGCAGCTGAAGTTAGAGCCACCGGTTCTAGTGTTATTATCCCCGGAGGATTAGCGGCCACAGCTCAGTCCGCAGCCTCAGCTAATGAGGGGTTGGCTCAAGATGTGGATAAAATCAAACTAAACGATGTCTTGACT GGTGCCAAGGCTAAATTACCAGCTGATAAGGCAGCGACAAGGCAAGACGCAGAAGGGGTGATGAAAGCTGAGCTTAGGAATAATCCAAGCCTGACAACTTATCCTGGTGGAGTAGCTGCGTCTGTGGCTGCAGCTGCAAGACTAAATGAAAGAGATTCATAG